One part of the Quercus lobata isolate SW786 chromosome 7, ValleyOak3.0 Primary Assembly, whole genome shotgun sequence genome encodes these proteins:
- the LOC115952393 gene encoding 4-alpha-glucanotransferase DPE2 isoform X2, which produces MVNLGLFSGLKSMKSVNVSFRLPYFTHWGQSILVCGSEPILGSWNVKKGLLLSPSHEGDVLVWSGSVAVPSGFGCEYSYYVVDGDKNVLRCEMGRKRKLLLADGIQDGEVVEFHDLWQIGSDDLPFRSAFKNVIFNRSWTLNVETPLGVIQNKLDEEETVLVQFRICCPNIEEAASVYVIGSHINLGKWKVQDGLKLSYAGDSIWQGDCVLRKVDLPIKYNYSKYGKAGNFSLETGPNRELTVGSSKNQPRYIFLSDGMFRELPWRAAGVAIPMFSVRSESDLGAGEFLDLKLLVDWAVDSGFHLVQLLPINDTSVHGMWWDSYPYSSLSVFALHPLYLRVQALSENIPDDIKQEILKAKQRLDGKDVDYEATMATKLSIAKKIFTREKDLILSSESFQKFLSENEDWLKPYAAFCFLRDFFETSDHSEWGRFSQFSKDKLEKLVAKDSLQYDVICFHYYIQFHLHLQLSEAAGYARKKGVVLKGDLPIGVDRNSVDTWVYPNLFRMNTATGAPPDYFDKNGQNWGFPTYNWEEMSKDNYAWWQARLTQMANYFTAFRIDHILGFFRIWELPEHAMTGLVGKFRPSIPLSQEELEREGIWDFDRLSRPYIRQEMLEDKFGSYWTFIASTFLNEYQKQCYEFKEECNTEKKIAAKLKACAERSLLLESENKTRRGLFDLLQNIVLIRDPEDPRKFYPRFNLEDTSSFNDLDDHSKNVLKKLYYDYYFHRQENLWRQNALKTLPVLLNSSDMLACGEDLGLIPSCVHPVMQELGLIGLRIQRMPSEPGLEFGIPSQYSYMTVCAPSCHDCSTLRAWWEEDEERRQRFFKSVVGSDVLPPSQCVPEVAHFIIRQHVEAPSMWAIFPLQDLMALKEEYTTRPAAEETINDPTNPKHYWRYRVHVTLESLVKDSELKSTIKDLVRGSGRSHPVGENEVQVNEESVATTEKQQVATGKEKLLVVTQLNGVPQKEIPVVR; this is translated from the exons ATGGTGAATTTGGGATTGTTTTCTGGGTTGAAGTCAATGAAATCAGTGAATGTGAGTTTCAGATTGCCATATTTTACTCACTGGGGTCAGAGCATACTTGTATGTGGGTCTGAGCCAATACTTGGTTCATGGAATGTGAAGAAAGGCCTGTTGCTGAGCCCCAGTCATGAAGGTGATGTGCTCGTATGGAGTGGAAGTGTTGCAGTTCCAAGTGGGTTTGGTTGTGAGTACAGTTATTATGTGGTGGATGGTGATAAGAATGTTCTGAGATGTGAGATGGGAAGGAAGCGTAAACTGCTATTGGCTGATGGGATTCAGGATGGTGAGGTGGTGGAGTTCCATGACCTTTGGCAG ATTGGCTCTGATGATCTCCCTTTTAGAAGCgcatttaaaaatgtaattttcaacCGAAGTTGGACTTTGAATGTAGAGACACCTCTAGGAGTCATTCAGAATAAGCTGGATGAGGAAG AGACAGTTCTCGTCCAATTCAGAATTTGCTGCCCAAATATAGAAGAAGCCGCATCA GTTTATGTGATTGGTAGCCATATAAATTTGGGGAAATGGAAAGTTCAAGATGGGCTTAAACTTAGCTATGCTGGTGATTCAATCTGGCAAGGTGACTGTGTGCTGCGGAAGGTCGATTTACCAATAAA GTATAATTATAGTAAGTATGGCAAGGCAGGAAACTTTTCTTTAGAAACTGGTCCCAATCGTGAACTAACTGTTGGCTCCTCGAAGAATCAACCAAGATACATTTTTCTTTCAGATGGCATGTTTCGA GAATTGCCATGGCGGGCTGCTGGTGTTGCAATTCCTATGTTTTCTGTTAGGTCAGAATCTGATCTTGGAGCTGGAGAGTTTCTTGACCTGAAGTTACTTGTTGACTGGGCTGTGGATTCTGGGTTCCATTTAGTACAGCTTTTACCAATCAACGATACATCTGTGCATGGGATGTGGTGGGACTCATATCCTTACAG TTCACTCTCTGTTTTTGCATTGCATCCATTATACCTGAGAGTTCAGGCTCTTTCAGAAAATATTCCAGATGATATCAAG CAAGAAATTCTGAAGGCAAAACAACGACTGGATGGAAAG GATGTTGATTATGAGGCTACTATGGCTACTAAACTTTCAATTGCCAAGAAAATTTTCACCCGAGAGAAGGATTTGATACTTAGCTCTGAATCCTTTCAGAAATTTCTCTCTGAGAATGAG GATTGGTTAAAACCCTACGCGGCCTTCTGTTTCCTGCGGGACTTTTTTGAAACATCAGATCATAGTGAATGGGGCCGCTTTTCTCAGTTTTCAAAAGATAAG CTTGAGAAACTCGTTGCAAAAGACAGCTTGCAGTATGATGTGATTTGCTTCCATTATTATATCCAATTCCATTTACATTTACAA TTGTCAGAAGCTGCGGGATATGCAAGAAAGAAAGGAGTGGTATTGAAGGGAGACCTACCTATTGGCGTTGACAGAAACAGTGTGGATACCTGGGTCTATCCAAATTTGTTTCGCATGAACACGGCTACTGGAGCACCTCCagattattttgataaaaatggCCAGAACTGGGGATTCCCTACTTATAACTGGGAGGAAATGTCAAAAGACAACTATGCTTGGTGGCAAGCTCGTTTAACCCAG ATGGCAAACTACTTTACAGCTTTCCGGATTGATCACATACTGGGTTTCTTCCGAATCTGGGAGCTTCCGGAGCATGCTATGACAGGTCTAGTTGGAAAATTTCGACCATCGATCCCTCTTAGTCAG GAAGAACTTGAAAGAGAGGGAATATGGGACTTTGATCGATTGAGTCGTCCATATATTCGGCAGGAAATGTTAGAG GATAAATTTGGATCGTATTGGACTTTTATTGCCTCAACTTTTCTCAATGAATATCAGAAGCAGTGCTATGAG TTCAAGGAGGAGTGCAACACAGAGAAAAAAATTGCTGCCAAGCTGAAGGCATGTGCAGAGAGGTCCTTGTTGTTGGAGAGTGAAAACAAGACAAGGCGTGGTCTTTTTGATCTTCTTCAg AATATAGTTCTTATCAGAGATCCAGAGGATCCAAGGAAGTTCTATCCTCGTTTCAATCTTGAAGATACTTCAAGTTTTAATGATTTGGATGATCACAG CAAAAATGTTCTGAAAAAATTATACTATGATTACTATTTCCACCGGCAAGAGAATCTTTGGCGGCAAAATGCTTTGAAGACTCTGCCTGTCCTCCTGAACTCATCTGACATGCTAGCCTGCGGCGAAGATCTGGGTCTTATTCCTTCTTGTGTTCACCCT GTCATGCAAGAGTTGGGATTAATAGGTTTGCGGATTCAACGCATGCCAAGTGAACCTGGTTTGGAGTTTGGTATTCCTTCACAGTACAGCTACATGACG GTGTGTGCTCCATCTTGCCATGACTGCTCAACCCTGCGCGCTTGGTgggaagaagatgaagaaagaagACAACGATTTTTCAAGAGTGTAGTGGGGTCTGACGTTTTACCACCTAGTCAATGTGTTCCGGAGGTTGCACATTTCATTATAAGGCAACATGTTGAAGCCCCATCAATGTGGGCAATTTTCCCTCTTCAG GATTTGATGGCATTGAAAGAAGAATATACCACACGCCCTGCAGCAGAGGAGACAATTAATGACCCCACAAATCCTAAGCACTACTGGAGATACC GTGTACATGTGACACTGGAGTCTTTGGTAAAGGACAGTGAACTAAAAAGCACCATTAAAGATCTTGTTCGAGGAAGTGGAAGATCACATCCTGTGGGAGAAAATGAAGTTCAAGTGAATGAAGAATCAGTAGCCACTACTGAGAAGCAGCAAGTTGCCACTGGGAAAGAGAAACTCCTGGTCGTGACACAGTTGAATGGTGTCCCTCAAAAGGAGATTCCGGTGGTCCGCTAA
- the LOC115952393 gene encoding 4-alpha-glucanotransferase DPE2 isoform X1, whose product MVNLGLFSGLKSMKSVNVSFRLPYFTHWGQSILVCGSEPILGSWNVKKGLLLSPSHEGDVLVWSGSVAVPSGFGCEYSYYVVDGDKNVLRCEMGRKRKLLLADGIQDGEVVEFHDLWQIGSDDLPFRSAFKNVIFNRSWTLNVETPLGVIQNKLDEEAETVLVQFRICCPNIEEAASVYVIGSHINLGKWKVQDGLKLSYAGDSIWQGDCVLRKVDLPIKYNYSKYGKAGNFSLETGPNRELTVGSSKNQPRYIFLSDGMFRELPWRAAGVAIPMFSVRSESDLGAGEFLDLKLLVDWAVDSGFHLVQLLPINDTSVHGMWWDSYPYSSLSVFALHPLYLRVQALSENIPDDIKQEILKAKQRLDGKDVDYEATMATKLSIAKKIFTREKDLILSSESFQKFLSENEDWLKPYAAFCFLRDFFETSDHSEWGRFSQFSKDKLEKLVAKDSLQYDVICFHYYIQFHLHLQLSEAAGYARKKGVVLKGDLPIGVDRNSVDTWVYPNLFRMNTATGAPPDYFDKNGQNWGFPTYNWEEMSKDNYAWWQARLTQMANYFTAFRIDHILGFFRIWELPEHAMTGLVGKFRPSIPLSQEELEREGIWDFDRLSRPYIRQEMLEDKFGSYWTFIASTFLNEYQKQCYEFKEECNTEKKIAAKLKACAERSLLLESENKTRRGLFDLLQNIVLIRDPEDPRKFYPRFNLEDTSSFNDLDDHSKNVLKKLYYDYYFHRQENLWRQNALKTLPVLLNSSDMLACGEDLGLIPSCVHPVMQELGLIGLRIQRMPSEPGLEFGIPSQYSYMTVCAPSCHDCSTLRAWWEEDEERRQRFFKSVVGSDVLPPSQCVPEVAHFIIRQHVEAPSMWAIFPLQDLMALKEEYTTRPAAEETINDPTNPKHYWRYRVHVTLESLVKDSELKSTIKDLVRGSGRSHPVGENEVQVNEESVATTEKQQVATGKEKLLVVTQLNGVPQKEIPVVR is encoded by the exons ATGGTGAATTTGGGATTGTTTTCTGGGTTGAAGTCAATGAAATCAGTGAATGTGAGTTTCAGATTGCCATATTTTACTCACTGGGGTCAGAGCATACTTGTATGTGGGTCTGAGCCAATACTTGGTTCATGGAATGTGAAGAAAGGCCTGTTGCTGAGCCCCAGTCATGAAGGTGATGTGCTCGTATGGAGTGGAAGTGTTGCAGTTCCAAGTGGGTTTGGTTGTGAGTACAGTTATTATGTGGTGGATGGTGATAAGAATGTTCTGAGATGTGAGATGGGAAGGAAGCGTAAACTGCTATTGGCTGATGGGATTCAGGATGGTGAGGTGGTGGAGTTCCATGACCTTTGGCAG ATTGGCTCTGATGATCTCCCTTTTAGAAGCgcatttaaaaatgtaattttcaacCGAAGTTGGACTTTGAATGTAGAGACACCTCTAGGAGTCATTCAGAATAAGCTGGATGAGGAAG CAGAGACAGTTCTCGTCCAATTCAGAATTTGCTGCCCAAATATAGAAGAAGCCGCATCA GTTTATGTGATTGGTAGCCATATAAATTTGGGGAAATGGAAAGTTCAAGATGGGCTTAAACTTAGCTATGCTGGTGATTCAATCTGGCAAGGTGACTGTGTGCTGCGGAAGGTCGATTTACCAATAAA GTATAATTATAGTAAGTATGGCAAGGCAGGAAACTTTTCTTTAGAAACTGGTCCCAATCGTGAACTAACTGTTGGCTCCTCGAAGAATCAACCAAGATACATTTTTCTTTCAGATGGCATGTTTCGA GAATTGCCATGGCGGGCTGCTGGTGTTGCAATTCCTATGTTTTCTGTTAGGTCAGAATCTGATCTTGGAGCTGGAGAGTTTCTTGACCTGAAGTTACTTGTTGACTGGGCTGTGGATTCTGGGTTCCATTTAGTACAGCTTTTACCAATCAACGATACATCTGTGCATGGGATGTGGTGGGACTCATATCCTTACAG TTCACTCTCTGTTTTTGCATTGCATCCATTATACCTGAGAGTTCAGGCTCTTTCAGAAAATATTCCAGATGATATCAAG CAAGAAATTCTGAAGGCAAAACAACGACTGGATGGAAAG GATGTTGATTATGAGGCTACTATGGCTACTAAACTTTCAATTGCCAAGAAAATTTTCACCCGAGAGAAGGATTTGATACTTAGCTCTGAATCCTTTCAGAAATTTCTCTCTGAGAATGAG GATTGGTTAAAACCCTACGCGGCCTTCTGTTTCCTGCGGGACTTTTTTGAAACATCAGATCATAGTGAATGGGGCCGCTTTTCTCAGTTTTCAAAAGATAAG CTTGAGAAACTCGTTGCAAAAGACAGCTTGCAGTATGATGTGATTTGCTTCCATTATTATATCCAATTCCATTTACATTTACAA TTGTCAGAAGCTGCGGGATATGCAAGAAAGAAAGGAGTGGTATTGAAGGGAGACCTACCTATTGGCGTTGACAGAAACAGTGTGGATACCTGGGTCTATCCAAATTTGTTTCGCATGAACACGGCTACTGGAGCACCTCCagattattttgataaaaatggCCAGAACTGGGGATTCCCTACTTATAACTGGGAGGAAATGTCAAAAGACAACTATGCTTGGTGGCAAGCTCGTTTAACCCAG ATGGCAAACTACTTTACAGCTTTCCGGATTGATCACATACTGGGTTTCTTCCGAATCTGGGAGCTTCCGGAGCATGCTATGACAGGTCTAGTTGGAAAATTTCGACCATCGATCCCTCTTAGTCAG GAAGAACTTGAAAGAGAGGGAATATGGGACTTTGATCGATTGAGTCGTCCATATATTCGGCAGGAAATGTTAGAG GATAAATTTGGATCGTATTGGACTTTTATTGCCTCAACTTTTCTCAATGAATATCAGAAGCAGTGCTATGAG TTCAAGGAGGAGTGCAACACAGAGAAAAAAATTGCTGCCAAGCTGAAGGCATGTGCAGAGAGGTCCTTGTTGTTGGAGAGTGAAAACAAGACAAGGCGTGGTCTTTTTGATCTTCTTCAg AATATAGTTCTTATCAGAGATCCAGAGGATCCAAGGAAGTTCTATCCTCGTTTCAATCTTGAAGATACTTCAAGTTTTAATGATTTGGATGATCACAG CAAAAATGTTCTGAAAAAATTATACTATGATTACTATTTCCACCGGCAAGAGAATCTTTGGCGGCAAAATGCTTTGAAGACTCTGCCTGTCCTCCTGAACTCATCTGACATGCTAGCCTGCGGCGAAGATCTGGGTCTTATTCCTTCTTGTGTTCACCCT GTCATGCAAGAGTTGGGATTAATAGGTTTGCGGATTCAACGCATGCCAAGTGAACCTGGTTTGGAGTTTGGTATTCCTTCACAGTACAGCTACATGACG GTGTGTGCTCCATCTTGCCATGACTGCTCAACCCTGCGCGCTTGGTgggaagaagatgaagaaagaagACAACGATTTTTCAAGAGTGTAGTGGGGTCTGACGTTTTACCACCTAGTCAATGTGTTCCGGAGGTTGCACATTTCATTATAAGGCAACATGTTGAAGCCCCATCAATGTGGGCAATTTTCCCTCTTCAG GATTTGATGGCATTGAAAGAAGAATATACCACACGCCCTGCAGCAGAGGAGACAATTAATGACCCCACAAATCCTAAGCACTACTGGAGATACC GTGTACATGTGACACTGGAGTCTTTGGTAAAGGACAGTGAACTAAAAAGCACCATTAAAGATCTTGTTCGAGGAAGTGGAAGATCACATCCTGTGGGAGAAAATGAAGTTCAAGTGAATGAAGAATCAGTAGCCACTACTGAGAAGCAGCAAGTTGCCACTGGGAAAGAGAAACTCCTGGTCGTGACACAGTTGAATGGTGTCCCTCAAAAGGAGATTCCGGTGGTCCGCTAA